ATATCTACCTTTATAAAGATAGCTTTGAGGTTAAGCTTGGTGAAGAGAAGATAAATTCTTTGCTAAATATGCCAAAGAGTGAAAACACTGGCGAATACGAAATTTACCCAAAAGATTTTTCACTGTTTATCCCACTAAATTTAGTAAAAGAGCATCTTAAAAACGGCAATGCTAGGCTAAATTTAAGCTATCAAGGCTGCGCTAAAAATGGCATTTGCTACCGCCCGCAAAATAAAATTTATGACATCTTTGAGAAATTTGGCAAATTTAACATCATAGCCTTTGAAAAAGAGCAAAAAGATGAAACCAATCCTGAATTTACCGAGCTTTCAGAAGATCAAAGCATCGCAAACGAGCTAAGCAGCAAAAACTTTTTTATCTCGCTTGCGACATTTTTTGGCTACGGTCTCTTGCTTTCGCTCACACCTTGCGTCTTTCCGATGATACCGATCTTATCAAGTATCATCGTCTCAAAGGGCGGCAGCCTAAATGCTAAAAAAGGCTTTTTGCTCTCGCTAGTTTATGTAGTTGCGATGAGCCTTGCTTACGCGCTTGCTGGCGTTGGAGCAAGCCTACTTGGCTTTGGCATCGCAGGGGCACTCCAAAACATCTACATGCTTGGCGCATTTGCGGCCATTTTTGTCATCTTAAGCTTTAGTATGTTTGGCTTTTACGACATCAAGCTGCCCTCTAAATTTGAAAACTTAATCAGCAAAAAGTCGCAAAACAGCTCAGGTCTCATCGGCGTTTTCATCATGGGCTTTGCCTCAGCGCTCATCGTCTCGCCTTGCGTAGCAGCACCGCTAGCAGGCGCACTTCTTTACATCGCGCAAAGCGGCGACGCACTTTATGGGGGCATCATGCTCTTTGTCATGGGGCTTGGCATGGGCGCACCGCTTCTTGTGATAGGGCTAAGCTCTGGCAAACTCCTGCCAAGACCTGGTGGCTGGATGGATGAAATTAAAAAACTCTTTGGCTTTTTGATGCTCATCATGGCCGTTTGGATCCTTGCACGCGTGCTTGGAGCGTTTTTTGAGCTACTTGGTTATGGCGTCATAGGCGTCTTTGCAGCCATTTATCTTGGGGCATTTGAGGCAGCAAATAACGGCTGGTCTAAATTTAAAAAAGCACTTTTCGTGCTGGTCTTTATCTACTCGCTCATGCTGATAATCGGCGCATTTTTGGGCTCAAAAGACGCGTTTTCGCCGCTTTCTGGGCTAAATTTAGCCAAAAATGAGAGCGAGCTAAATTTCAAACAAGCTAAAAATTTAAACGAGCTAAATGAGATGATAAAAAGTTCAAGCAAGCCAGTGCTGGTGGATTTTTACGCCGAGTGGTGCGCGAGCTGCAAAGAGATAGAGCACATCACTTTTAAAGACGCTAGCGTGAAAAATGCTTTGGCAAATTTTACGCTTATTCGCATCGACGTGACAAGTGGTGGGGCGCAAAACGATGAGATGTTAAGAAATTTTGGGCTCATTGATCCGCCTGCACTTCTACTTTTTAAAGACGGCGAAGAGCAAAAAGCGCTTAGGACGATCGGCTTTATAAATGCTAAAAATTTCATAGCAAAGCTTGAGAAAATTTAGATTAAAAAAGCAAATTTGGCTGGAATTTTAAATTTATCAGCCAAATTTTTCTAGGCTTTGCAGACCTTGTAACTAGCTAGAAATATAGCAAAGAAGTAAATTTAGACTATCAAATTTATATCATTTGGCGACGTAAGTAAAATCGCAAAATTTCAGTAAATTTAGTTTAATTCTAGGATTGTAAAGCAA
This genomic stretch from Campylobacter concisus harbors:
- the dsbD gene encoding protein-disulfide reductase DsbD, which gives rise to MFFKFIFSLILFASSLFAEVLDVSKAFVLSPSIDEQGVEIKFKFGENIYLYKDSFEVKLGEEKINSLLNMPKSENTGEYEIYPKDFSLFIPLNLVKEHLKNGNARLNLSYQGCAKNGICYRPQNKIYDIFEKFGKFNIIAFEKEQKDETNPEFTELSEDQSIANELSSKNFFISLATFFGYGLLLSLTPCVFPMIPILSSIIVSKGGSLNAKKGFLLSLVYVVAMSLAYALAGVGASLLGFGIAGALQNIYMLGAFAAIFVILSFSMFGFYDIKLPSKFENLISKKSQNSSGLIGVFIMGFASALIVSPCVAAPLAGALLYIAQSGDALYGGIMLFVMGLGMGAPLLVIGLSSGKLLPRPGGWMDEIKKLFGFLMLIMAVWILARVLGAFFELLGYGVIGVFAAIYLGAFEAANNGWSKFKKALFVLVFIYSLMLIIGAFLGSKDAFSPLSGLNLAKNESELNFKQAKNLNELNEMIKSSSKPVLVDFYAEWCASCKEIEHITFKDASVKNALANFTLIRIDVTSGGAQNDEMLRNFGLIDPPALLLFKDGEEQKALRTIGFINAKNFIAKLEKI